The DNA sequence atttattttgtgaattaTCTGCTTTTTTGTTTGGCTGACTATATATAACATTGGTTATGTTTGTGCACGTAGATTGGTCCTTTCCAATGTGCAAGGGGTGAGCGCTCAAAACTGAAGGTCAAGGCTCGCTTGAACCTGCATGGAATTGTCTCTGTAGAGTCAGCAACAGTAAGTCTAAAATTGATCTTCTGGCTTTAATCGTACTCAATAATTTTTTTGGACTTTGTATATTTACTTTGACTTGTATTAGCTTTTGGAGGAGGAAGAGGTTGAAGTTCCTGTCTCAAAGGAAGCACCTAAAGAAGCTAACAAGATGGAGACTGACGAACCTTCCAGTGATGCTGTCCCACCTAGCTCCACTGAAGCTGATGTTAACATGCAGGATGCCAAGGGAACTACTGATGCATCTGGTGCTGAAAATGGTGTTCCTGAATCAGGAGACAAGCCTGTCCAGATGGAAACAGATACCAAGGTACATTGTTATTCAATCTTCATGAATGTCCCATTTCACTGTTTTCCTTTATTTAAATTATGCTATACATCACAAGTAACTTATGTCGAATCCTCGTTAGCAACATTAACTATGAATACTGTGAGAAAGGTTAGGTTGGTGACGGAAAAGAGAATGGTTGTCTCTACTTGCTTACTTTTTTGAGTGTTTATTAAATATACGGGGAATTCTTTTTACCTCGTTGTTATCTGTGTTTACCATACCTTCTGTTTGTGCTTGGGTTTCTTTATAACTATTGCTTGTTTGTGCAGGTTGATGCTCCAAAGAGGAAGGTGAAGAAAACAACTATTCCTGTTGTGGAGCATGTTTATGGAGGAATGGCCCAAGCTGACCTTGAAAAAGCAGTAGAGAAGGAATTTGAAATGGCTTTACAAGATCGTGTAATGGAAGAGACAAAAGACAAGAAAAATGCCGTCGAGGCTTATGTTTATGATATGAGAAACAAGGTATGGAAGGGCATATGTGCTTCATCTTATTGTTTGTGCATTCTATTGGTCTTATTTGAGCTAACAAATATCTTTTGCTCCTCCAGCTTAATGACAAGTATGAGGCATTTGTCACCCCTCCAGAGAAGGAAGAGCTTATTAACAAGCTTCAGGTTGTAGAGGACTGGTTATACGAAGACGGTGAAGATGAAACTAAAGGTGTTTACATTGCAAAGCTTGAGGAGCTCAAGAAGGTACATTGCAAAACGATTCTctcttttaatattattttaagttacttTTTAGACTTAACTGCAAGTCTGAATGCTGATGGTGACTTGTAAATTCTACAGCAAGGTGACCCCATTGAAGAACGATACAAGGAGCACACAGAGAGGGGAACTGTGATTGATCAACTTGCGTACTGTATTAATAGTTACAGAGAAGCAGCTGTTTCAACCGATCCCAAATTTGATCATATTGATATATCCGAGAAAGAGAAGGTAATCCTTAGCATTTGCCAGCAAACCTGGCAACCCTCAACTTGACACTTTTGCACGTTGTCTTGAATCTGAGTATTAATCTGTTGAACTCTAATTCTACTTGTTTTGCTATAGGTCTTGAAAGAGTGTGTCGAAGCCGAGGCCTGGTTAAGAGAGAAAAAGCAGCAGCAGGATTCGCTTCCAAAATATGCGTCTCCAGTCCTATTGTCAGCTGATGTCAGGAAGAAGGCTGAAGCACTTGACAGGTAACTTGCTATCCCCATTCTCGGAAGTCTTGTATTGCAATATTTTCcaatcatttaatttaattagttattAATATTCCTTGTTCTGTGCTGAGCAGATTCTGTAGGCCAATAATGATGAAGCCTAAACCCGCACCTGCCAAGCCAGCTACCCCAGAGGCACCACAAACCCCACCTCCCCAGGGCAGTGAGCAACCTCAGGGTGGTGATGCGAATGCTAGTTCCAATAATGCCGAGGCAGCAGCCGAGTCCGGGGAAGCACCTGCGGCCCCAGCTGAGCCAATGGAGACCGAAGCTCCCCCAACTTCTGCATAGTTCTGTAGATTAGTGTCTCCGCCATTTTCTTGATTTTTATGCTGCAAAGAAAATCGTTTTCCATGTATAAGGAACACTTTCTCCTATCTGCCTGAGACACTTTGTTATGGTGAGGCTAACAACGGTAAAGGGTATCAAATGGATGGTTTGGTGGCATGTCAGACTTCATCATCATATATGTAAAGCCAATTTTATTTGGTGATCTTCCAGGTTTTACAACTACTATTAAGTGGGTCTCTGGAATCCGGATTTTTTTAGGAGGGTTTTTAAAGAGAGATTTGttactttcttttttctttttcttttcctgcTCCTTTGTTGTTTGGGATGAAGGGGTTCGGAcctttatttttttcctttcccCAAGTGTCTGTGTTTGTCGCTCATGAGTCTTATCATTAtattttgggtttttttttttttacttctaGAACTATTTATTTCGTTTTGCAAATGAAATGTAATACTGCATTGCAATGAGTTCTTATATGGCTTCAGTTCACTAACAAAAATATGGTTTAAACAAAATTCTCGATCACTAATTGGTTGGGGCACTTAACAAATAACTTCCATTGATGTGATTTGCATTCAATCTAATCTAGGAGATAAAAAATAGAATCCAATTGATTTATTCATTCATTCTAAAATCAAAAGTGGCTACCAATCTCGCTTAAAGGAAGTAACATAGTAAAGTAAGTGAATCATAGAGTAGTTATTGTACACCATAACTAGACACAAcattaaacaatataaatatttattgccTAGAAAGTAAAATGGGGTGGCCAAAAAGGCTCTCAAATATTAAATAACATGCTACCTGAAACTACACAAAAGATACATCACCCACTAGCATTCTCGGCTGAGACATCAATTTCCTCGTCATCATCACTTTGTTGTATCTTTTCAATCTCAGCCTGTGCTCTCTCAATGATTTGCCTTCTCTGCAGCTCCAAATCTCTTTGGAAATCCATTCTCATCTTCTCTAGCTCAGCCATCTGCTGTCTTTTACTGTCTTCTATCTTCTCATATATCTCCCCAAATTTATGGATAGTATTAGCAAGCAACCTAAATGAAGATCCTTCATCATGGTCGTTGTCCCTTCCAGATTTTCTCTTTTTCGGTGGAAGCCCATCTGAGTCATCGCTTCCTTCTAGTTCTGAGTTCCCAGGACTATCCCTCATTTCATCTAAACCATTAGCGCAGTTCAAATAAACTCTGGGATTCATGAAAACATACTCTCCCGAATCCATCCCACAAGAAAGTCCAGGCTGTTGATTAGCAGTCGATAATAAAAGATCCATCTTTCTGAAATAACTCCATTTGCTAGTTACACCCATGCTCGAGTTAGCCTTCTCTTTTTTGTATTTCTTCTTCAAGGTATCCAGACGATTGCGACATTGTGTATCTGTCCTATCAATCTTTGATACCTCAGATACTTTCTCAGCAACCTCTTGCCATTCCTCAGACCGAAGACTCTTTTTTCCACGTTGAAGAAAGCGTTCACCCCAAGCATCTAGCAGAACTAATGTTTCCCTCTCAGTCCAATCTGTAAGTGAACTCCGACCACCGAAAGATACTCTCGGGGCAGAGGTTGTTGCAACTGATCGTGGTGCTGATGGCACATGAGGAGCAAACTCAAAACTCGAAACCAAGCTCATCAACTTTCGCTTTTTGGGGTGTCTCTGCAAGTCTTCATCATCATTCTGTCTATCATAATCTTTTCGTTTATCATGATCTTCATCTTCAGCCTCATCATTCTCATCGTCCATCTCATCCTCCTcctcctcatcatcatcatcttcatcatcaccaACATTTTTGTCCATGGGTGGATACCCATTATTTTGACCATTGTCATTGTCATTGTCATTGTAATCCTCTTCCTCTCCTAATTCATCATCTTCCTCATCCTCTTCATCATCCTCATCGACATAATGATCGCCGACCGATTTAGAATATGGACCACTCTGAACAGAGAGCTTTTGGCGACGGGAAGAACCATAGTCCTGATGGTGGTTTACCCCATAAGGATTTGGTGGGTACCTTGCATCATCTTCGGTGTCATCCATGTAAAGCTCAAAAGTTGAGTAGACCCACCAAAAAGCTCAAGTTGACCACCAAATCCTTACAGAAATTATAACCCTAAAAAACACACTCTACACTCGTCATCCAAACCCCAATTCATTCATTCATCATCTAAATCGATCAACAACACCAACACCCAGTAACTTTTGTCGCCCTTATTTccagaaaattattcaattctgACTCAGATCAACAAGGTCACCAAATGTTCTATCTCATAACCTAAAATCAgaaggaaaaacaaaacaaaaccaaaccCTCAATTTCAAATTCTCAAAGAACAATTTTTTccttaatcaattttattaaaaagaaaaaggaaaaaaattcatcaaaaaaaaactaaaagtttACTGAATTAGCATTCTTTTGTCGGGAAAAAATCATTAGTTTATGGATTAAACGATAATTGATTCATAAAATTCCTAATTTGAAGTTCAAACagaataaaacaataatatgATTCTTACCTCGTAGAAAGAGCTGATTAGCAAATGTTGAAATAGAAAAACTTGCCAAAATATCCTCGATTTAATCGCATTCCAAGCTCGTGGATCATAAAAACGTAAAGCCCTAAATTTATTGGCAACTGAAGAAATTA is a window from the Cannabis sativa cultivar Pink pepper isolate KNU-18-1 chromosome 1, ASM2916894v1, whole genome shotgun sequence genome containing:
- the LOC115705290 gene encoding trihelix transcription factor ENAP1, whose translation is MDDTEDDARYPPNPYGVNHHQDYGSSRRQKLSVQSGPYSKSVGDHYVDEDDEEDEEDDELGEEEDYNDNDNDNGQNNGYPPMDKNVGDDEDDDDEEEEDEMDDENDEAEDEDHDKRKDYDRQNDDEDLQRHPKKRKLMSLVSSFEFAPHVPSAPRSVATTSAPRVSFGGRSSLTDWTERETLVLLDAWGERFLQRGKKSLRSEEWQEVAEKVSEVSKIDRTDTQCRNRLDTLKKKYKKEKANSSMGVTSKWSYFRKMDLLLSTANQQPGLSCGMDSGEYVFMNPRVYLNCANGLDEMRDSPGNSELEGSDDSDGLPPKKRKSGRDNDHDEGSSFRLLANTIHKFGEIYEKIEDSKRQQMAELEKMRMDFQRDLELQRRQIIERAQAEIEKIQQSDDDEEIDVSAENASG